Genomic DNA from Amycolatopsis alba DSM 44262:
GCTCCATCGCCAGCGTCGCGTCGGAAGCCGTGCCGATACCGGCGTCGAGGATCACCGGGACCCCGGCGCGCGAAACGATCAGCTCGATGTTGTGCGGATTGCGGATGCCGAGACCGGTGCCGATGGGCGCGCCGAGCGGCATCACGGCCGCGCAGCCTGCCTGCTCCAGCCGCAACGCCAGCACTGGGTCGTCGTTGGTGTAGGCCAGCACGGTGAACCCGTCCGCGGTGAGCTGTTCGGCCGCTTCGAGGGTCTCGAACGGGTCCGGCAGCAGCGTGCGGTCGTCGGCGTGGACCTCCAGCTTGATGAGGTCGGTTTCGAGTGCTTCGCGGGCGAGCCTGGCGGTGAGTACCGCTTCGGCGGCCGTCCGGCAGCCCGCGGTGTTGGGCAGCAGCCGGATGCCGAGCCGCCGGAGCAGTTCGAGCACGCCGGAGCCGCCTTCGGCGTCGGCCTTGCGCATCGCGACGGTGGTCAGTTCCGTGCCCGAGGCCACGAGCGCGCGTTCCACCACGGCGAGGTTCGCCGCGCCGCCGGTGCCGATGATCAACCGCGACGAGAGCTTGTGCTCGCCGATGACGAGGTGGTCTCCGTCCATTTTCAGCCTCCTTGGACCGCGGTGAGGATGTCGACGCTGGCGCCCTTGCGCACCACGGCTTCCGGCCATTCGCCGCGCCGGACGACGACGCCGTCCACCGCGACCGCGACGCCCTTCGTCACCGTGCCGAGCGCCTCGAGCACGCCCTCGACGGTGGTCCCGTCGGGGAACTCGCGCCACTGGCCGTTGACCTGGATCTCCATCACACCCGCTCCTCGCTGCGCCGCGACGGCGCTGCCGCCGCGACCTCGTCCGGCAACGGCCCGCCGTCCAGCCAGGCGACCGCGGCGTCCGCGGTGACCGGGGCCATCAGGAGGCCGTTGCGATGGTGACCTGTCGCGGCGAAGACACCTTCGCCCAGCTCACCGATGAAGGGCATCGTGTCGACACTCGCCGCGCGAAGCCCGGCGGCGGTCTCGACGAGTTCGTATTCGGTGATGCCCGGAAAGACGCGCTCCGCGCCTTCGAGCAGCTCACGGACGCCTCGGACGGTGACGGTCTCGTCGAATCCTGCCTCGTACTGGGTCGCGCCGAGCACGAGCCCGCCGTCGGCGCGCGGGACGAGGTAGATCGGGCGGCCCTCGACCATCGCGCGGACGGTCCTCGTCGGCGACGGCAGGCAGCCCCGGCGAGGCCGCAGCCTGAGGATCTCGCCCTTCAGCGGGCGGACGGCTTCGGCGAGCGCGGGATGCAGGCGTCCGGTCCAGGCGCCGGCGGCGAGGACGACGTCACCCAGTCCGTCGAGTTCCGTGACGGTCTCGTGGCGGAACTCGACCTGGTGCTCGTCGCAGGCGTGCTTGAGCGCTCGCAGCAGCCTTCTGTTGTCCACGGCCAGATCGCCGGGCACCAGCAGTCCACTTCGGACGGATCCGGCGAGACCGGGCTCGGCGCGGCGGGCTTCGCGACCGGTCAGCTGCTCGACCTCGCGGCCGAGTTCGGTGAGGTACGCGGCGAGCATCTCGAGGTTGCCCGCGTCGGCGCTGTCCAGCGCGGCGACCAGCGTGCCGTGTGCGGAAAGGCCGGGGTCGACGCCCTCTTCGGCCAGGTCACGGGCGAAATCCGGCCAGCACCGCAGCGAC
This window encodes:
- the thiS gene encoding sulfur carrier protein ThiS, whose translation is MEIQVNGQWREFPDGTTVEGVLEALGTVTKGVAVAVDGVVVRRGEWPEAVVRKGASVDILTAVQGG
- a CDS encoding thiazole synthase, coding for MDGDHLVIGEHKLSSRLIIGTGGAANLAVVERALVASGTELTTVAMRKADAEGGSGVLELLRRLGIRLLPNTAGCRTAAEAVLTARLAREALETDLIKLEVHADDRTLLPDPFETLEAAEQLTADGFTVLAYTNDDPVLALRLEQAGCAAVMPLGAPIGTGLGIRNPHNIELIVSRAGVPVILDAGIGTASDATLAMELGCDAVLLSTAVTRAADPERMASAMRAAVTAGRLAAGAGRIPQRFWAHASSPPR
- the thiO gene encoding glycine oxidase ThiO, with the protein product MKELSVVGGGVIGLSVAWRASACGHRVTVYDPEPGRGASWLAGGMLAPVTEAWPGEEDVLTLGEASLRCWPDFARDLAEEGVDPGLSAHGTLVAALDSADAGNLEMLAAYLTELGREVEQLTGREARRAEPGLAGSVRSGLLVPGDLAVDNRRLLRALKHACDEHQVEFRHETVTELDGLGDVVLAAGAWTGRLHPALAEAVRPLKGEILRLRPRRGCLPSPTRTVRAMVEGRPIYLVPRADGGLVLGATQYEAGFDETVTVRGVRELLEGAERVFPGITEYELVETAAGLRAASVDTMPFIGELGEGVFAATGHHRNGLLMAPVTADAAVAWLDGGPLPDEVAAAAPSRRSEERV